A window of Syngnathoides biaculeatus isolate LvHL_M chromosome 9, ASM1980259v1, whole genome shotgun sequence contains these coding sequences:
- the LOC133506453 gene encoding A-kinase anchor protein 8-like codes for MEGRNYGSGFSNWGGGGSGNRSSRNFDLFGGNYKNSMSGFGGYGGGSSKRGLSGSAMLHEKITHADEVIAKINQRLDMLTQLEGGMKGGRGDRFGQFESFDSLSSRDLFRSGGSNYGCDDGRGDNMLLGQRGGSGFGGGMGQGGGGGFNSLSSSYGVAKMRQNMRESFSGGGGWAGAGRRSPRRGGGSGGRGSGGGFGSYRSDPMSFGGGGRGSGHSPRGGRGKLPSLLSNRMYSGSGGFHQGPSQGPHDFPGRHFGGAPWAGHQRGRKRPLNKQVKPQNDVQKKRKQMLTPADEPESKINKTESADTDASEEQTDKNGDNEAATEDTTDGDSGAVKQDEGAEKNAAQDKQPAPRAPGKSAKAKKKRGFQERVMFACSVCKFRSFYKDEMERHLESRFHKDHFKFLSGQLSKPTTDFLQDYLQNKFQKTDQMVSQLENHSVTICQMYRDQDLTRDIGMEHFLKKVEAAHCGACDLFIPMELHLIQKHINSHDHNYNRKEMMDQSKRASLWVARSILNHKVIGKRLESYLKGENPFTGNQEGQGASTSTVVDATEEQKESVTVEEESEAAEPTTQQAADEEPAEEPAEEVKMADDDDEEEKKEEEKKEVEEEETAVAAADDMEGGEEEQLIQEGEMDEEEGFEVGEDEEEDYVEGYVVHDELDDDEDGLEVAGAAVEDEHKE; via the exons ATGGAAGGCAGAAATTACGGCTCAG GTTTTTCCAATTGGGGTGGTGGAGGCTCTGGCAACCGAA GTTCTAGGAACTTTGATCTATTTGGTGGGAATTATAAGAATTCCATGTCGGGTTTCGGGGGCTACGGTGGCGGCAGCTCCAAGAGAGGCCTCTCTGGGTCAGCAATGCTCCACGAGAAGATAACTCATGCAGATGAAGTGATTGCCAAGATTAATCAGCGCTTGGACATGCTCACTCAGTTGGAGGGGGGCATGAAAGGGGGCCGAGGTGACAG GTTTGGCCAGTTCGAGTCTTTCGACTCACTCTCCTCCCGAGATCTCTTCAGATCTGGTGGCAGTAACTATGGTTGTGATGATGGCCGTGGCGACAACATGCTGTTGGGCCAGCGAGGAGGCTCGGGCTTCGGGGGGGGCATGGGCCAAGGAGGGGGAGGCGGCTTCAACAGCCTCTCCTCTTCCTATGGAGTTGCTAAAATGCGACAGAATATGAGAGAGTCCTTCAGCGGTGGGGGAGGATGGGCCGGAGCAGGCCGTCGTTCCCCCAGAAGGGGCGGAGGTTCAGGGGGTCGAGGATCTGGCGGAGGGTTTGGGAGCTACAGGTCAGACCCCATGTCATTCGGCGGAGGTGGCCGAGGAAGCGGTCACTCCCCAAGAGGTGGTCGAGGCAAGCTCCCATCCCTCCTGTCCAACCGCATGtactcagggagtggaggtttCCACCAGGGACCCTCCCAAGGCCCCCACGACTTTCCCGGGAGGCATTTTGGAGGGGCCCCGTGGGCCGGCCACCAGCGAGGCCGCAAGAGACCCCTTAACAAA CAGGTAAAACCACAAAACGATGTCCAGAAGAAACGAAAGCAGATGCTGACTCCCGCCGATGAGCCGGAatctaaaataaacaaaactgaaaGCGCAGACACTGATGCTTCTGAAG AGCAAACGGACAAAAATGGTGACAATGAGGCAGCGACTGAG GATACTACTGATGGAGATTCAG GTGCAGTTAAACAGGATGAGGGTGCTGAGAAAAACGCAGCACAGGACAAGCAGCCTGCTCCCCGAGCCCCAGGCAAGTctgcaaaagcaaaaaagaagAGGGGCTTTCAGGAGAG GGTTATGTTTGCGTGTTCTGTGTGCAAGTTCCGATCCTTCTACAAGGATGAGATGGAACGTCATTTGGAGAGTCGCTTCCACAAGGACCACTTCAAGTTCCTCTCGGGGCAACTGTCCAAGCCGACCACAGACTTCCTGCAG GATTATTTGCAGAACAAGTTCCAGAAAACAGACCAAATGGTCAGTCAGTTGGAGAACCACAGTGTTACCATCTGCCAGATGTACAGAGACCAGGACCTCACAAGGG ATATCGGGATGGAGCACTTTTTGAAGAAGGTGGAAGCTGCGCACTGCGGTGCATGTGACCTCTTCATTCCCATGGAGCTTCACCTGATTCAAAAGCACATCAATTCCCACGACCACAACTACAATCGCAAG GAAATGATGGACCAGTCCAAGAGAGCTAGCTTGTGGGTTGCACGCAGCATCCTCAACCACAAAGTCATTGGCAAGAGGCTGGAGAGCTACCTCAAG GGAGAAAATCCATTTACTGGGAACCAGGAGGGCCAGGGCGCATCCACCTCCACCGTGGTGGACGCAACAGAGGAACAGAAGGAGTCGGTCACTGTTGAGGAAGAGTCCGAAGCAGCAGAGCCAACAACCCAGCAGGCGGCTGATGAGGAACCAGCCGAGGAACCGGCCGAGGAGGTAAAGATGGCAGATGATgacgacgaggaggagaagaaggaggaggagaagaaagagGTGGAGGAAGAAGAGACTGCGGTGGCGGCAGCGGACGACATGgagggaggagaggaggagcAGTTGATCCAGGAGGGCGAGATGGACGAGGAAGAAGGGTTTGAAGTTGgagaagatgaggaggaagacTACGTCGAGGGTTACGTGGTCCACGATGAACTTGACGACGACGAGGATGGACTGGAGGTGGCCGGCGCTGCGGTTGAAGATGAGCACAAAGAATGA